A genomic window from Frondihabitans sp. PAMC 28766 includes:
- a CDS encoding IS3 family transposase (programmed frameshift), with product MPKPYPAEFRDDVVRVAKNREPGVTIEQIAKDFGVHPMTLQTWLQRAAIDEGAKPGQSRSEQAELREARKRIRLLEQENEVLRRAAAYLSQANLPKRFYPLVTELTASGIPVTVTCRVLKLSRQPYYRWLADPVTARDVAGAYRADALFDAHRDDPEFGHRLLADEARAAGMAMSDRTAWRICRDNSWWSAFGKKRARNGKRPGPAVHDDHCTVTDEKGRIRHEFTADRQGQLCLTDITEHKTAEGKLYLCAIKDVFANKIVGYSIDSRMKSRLAVNALNNAIAMRGNVAGCIVHSDRGSQFRSKKFVRALTGHGLVGSMGRVASCGDNAAMESFFSLLQKNVLNRHSWTTREQLRIAIVNWIERTYHRRRRQASLGRLTPVEYETIMNTPAVPAA from the exons GTGCCTAAGCCCTACCCTGCGGAGTTCCGTGACGACGTCGTGCGCGTTGCGAAGAACCGCGAGCCCGGAGTGACGATCGAGCAGATCGCGAAAGACTTCGGAGTCCACCCGATGACCTTGCAAACCTGGCTGCAGCGCGCCGCGATCGACGAGGGAGCGAAACCTGGTCAGTCCCGCTCCGAACAGGCGGAGCTTCGTGAGGCGCGGAAACGGATCCGGCTGCTCGAGCAGGAGAACGAGGTGTTACGGCGGGCAGCAGCGTATCTGTCGCAGGCGAACCTGCCG AAAAGGTTCTACCCGCTCGTGACGGAGCTCACCGCCTCAGGGATCCCTGTGACGGTGACGTGTCGGGTTTTGAAGCTCTCTCGCCAGCCCTACTACCGGTGGCTGGCTGACCCCGTGACGGCAAGGGACGTGGCCGGGGCATACCGTGCGGACGCGTTGTTCGACGCCCACCGTGACGACCCCGAATTCGGTCACCGCCTCCTCGCCGACGAAGCCCGTGCCGCCGGCATGGCGATGTCCGACCGGACGGCGTGGAGAATCTGCCGAGACAACTCCTGGTGGAGTGCCTTCGGGAAAAAGCGGGCCAGGAACGGCAAACGGCCCGGCCCCGCGGTCCACGACGATCACTGCACCGTCACCGATGAGAAGGGCCGCATCCGGCACGAGTTCACCGCCGACAGGCAGGGCCAGCTCTGTTTGACCGACATCACGGAACACAAAACCGCCGAGGGCAAGCTTTATCTCTGCGCCATCAAAGACGTCTTCGCGAACAAGATCGTCGGCTACTCCATCGACTCGAGGATGAAGTCCCGCCTGGCCGTGAACGCCCTGAACAACGCCATCGCCATGCGCGGAAACGTCGCCGGTTGCATCGTCCATTCCGACCGAGGATCTCAATTTCGGAGCAAGAAGTTCGTCCGCGCCCTGACCGGCCACGGCCTGGTCGGATCGATGGGGCGGGTGGCGTCCTGCGGCGACAACGCCGCGATGGAATCCTTCTTCAGCCTGCTGCAGAAAAACGTCCTCAACCGACACTCCTGGACCACCCGCGAGCAACTCCGCATCGCGATCGTGAACTGGATCGAGCGGACCTACCACCGACGCCGCCGACAGGCGTCCCTGGGCCGGTTGACCCCGGTCGAATACGAGACAATCATGAACACGCCAGCCGTCCCGGCTGCGTGA
- a CDS encoding glutaredoxin domain-containing protein, with protein sequence MSTVTVCSKSSCVQCTATYRALDYKGVTYQVVNLEEVPGETVEQFKARGLMQAPIVVTDTDEWAGFRPDKIATIAA encoded by the coding sequence ATGAGCACCGTCACCGTCTGTAGCAAGAGCAGTTGCGTCCAGTGCACCGCGACGTACCGAGCACTCGACTACAAGGGCGTCACGTACCAGGTCGTCAACCTCGAAGAAGTGCCCGGAGAGACCGTCGAGCAGTTCAAAGCGCGCGGGCTCATGCAAGCCCCCATCGTCGTCACCGACACCGACGAGTGGGCCGGATTCCGGCCCGACAAAATCGCCACCATCGCCGCCTGA
- a CDS encoding type IV secretory system conjugative DNA transfer family protein, with the protein MNSARTNVLVGFLFALLLGAVYLAIHAGAVFSHSPGDYPWNPVQLLGDMLLRGTPLPKSAPVFMIGFLVVAVALFTVLLSWQARRAANKRGNVALAHMATKTQTKVLREKERGAETVRLHPGVAMVCGQEIGRMLARGARWVYQGWRETGVYVFGTGRGKTSAFVIRHCLKAPGACIMTSNKVDGVREVIAGRKGRGTVYLFDPNRIYRDELTPDFIYNPLTDIETLEDAAELAMIFEASTRGEADKGGDAQFDTDGRDLLSAFLLAAAVEGLGLSIVYRWLAGNYGKDAQAILDEHGLEGVSLTIGGVLNAAEKTKQSTFSTARRMASALKNDRLVAWTDTSVSEDESGVRRFDPAAFVKSKDTLVLLSKDSAGSGGAILTALVRAIGKKAERAAQRNNGRLAVPLVMELDECANIVRWPELPALYSFYGSMGIILNAYFQSKAQGVEAFGRGGWQALWDAAANRVYGGGVADPDFLGDLVELIGKYDQTTYGTSTGRDGQMSSSTSTRQVNTLDVDKLANLPEWQVVMFNSKCRPVMLRSVPWFRDKNLKAQIEGTPAHVPVAA; encoded by the coding sequence ATGAACAGCGCCAGAACCAACGTCCTCGTCGGCTTCCTCTTCGCGCTGCTGCTCGGTGCCGTCTACCTCGCGATCCACGCGGGAGCGGTCTTCTCCCACTCACCGGGCGACTACCCATGGAACCCCGTGCAGTTGCTCGGTGACATGCTGCTGCGCGGAACACCCCTGCCGAAGTCCGCGCCGGTCTTCATGATCGGCTTTCTCGTCGTCGCCGTGGCGCTCTTCACGGTCCTGCTGTCCTGGCAGGCCAGGCGTGCCGCTAACAAGCGCGGAAACGTCGCCCTGGCGCACATGGCCACGAAAACCCAAACCAAGGTGCTCCGCGAGAAAGAACGAGGTGCGGAGACAGTGCGGCTGCACCCCGGAGTCGCCATGGTCTGTGGGCAGGAAATCGGACGGATGCTGGCCCGCGGTGCCCGCTGGGTTTACCAGGGGTGGCGTGAGACGGGTGTCTACGTGTTCGGGACCGGGCGAGGCAAGACGAGCGCGTTCGTGATCCGGCACTGCCTGAAAGCGCCGGGGGCCTGCATCATGACGTCGAACAAGGTCGACGGGGTGCGAGAGGTCATTGCCGGCAGGAAGGGCCGCGGCACTGTGTACCTGTTCGATCCGAACCGCATCTACCGGGATGAGCTAACACCCGATTTCATCTACAACCCCCTGACGGACATTGAGACGCTGGAAGACGCCGCCGAGCTGGCCATGATCTTCGAGGCCTCCACGCGAGGAGAGGCCGACAAGGGCGGCGACGCCCAATTCGACACGGATGGCCGAGATCTGTTGTCGGCCTTCTTGCTCGCGGCCGCGGTGGAAGGCCTCGGCCTGTCGATCGTGTACCGGTGGCTGGCCGGGAACTACGGCAAAGACGCTCAGGCGATCTTGGACGAGCACGGCCTAGAAGGCGTCTCGCTGACGATCGGCGGTGTGCTGAACGCCGCCGAGAAAACGAAGCAGTCGACATTCAGCACTGCCCGTCGCATGGCGTCGGCGCTGAAAAATGACCGCCTGGTGGCCTGGACCGACACGAGCGTGAGCGAGGACGAATCCGGCGTGCGTCGATTCGATCCGGCCGCGTTCGTCAAGAGCAAAGACACGTTGGTGCTGCTGTCGAAAGACAGTGCCGGTTCCGGGGGCGCGATCCTGACCGCGCTTGTGCGGGCGATCGGGAAGAAGGCCGAACGGGCCGCACAGCGGAACAACGGTCGGCTGGCGGTGCCGTTGGTGATGGAGCTGGACGAGTGCGCCAACATCGTGCGGTGGCCTGAGCTGCCGGCGCTGTACTCGTTCTACGGCTCCATGGGAATCATCCTCAACGCCTACTTCCAGTCCAAGGCACAGGGCGTCGAGGCCTTCGGCCGCGGCGGCTGGCAGGCCCTCTGGGATGCGGCGGCGAACCGGGTCTACGGCGGCGGCGTCGCGGACCCCGACTTCCTCGGCGACCTGGTGGAGCTGATCGGCAAGTACGACCAGACCACCTACGGCACCTCCACCGGCCGGGACGGCCAAATGTCCTCGTCCACGTCGACCAGGCAGGTGAACACCCTCGACGTCGACAAGCTCGCCAACCTCCCGGAATGGCAGGTCGTCATGTTCAACTCCAAGTGCCGGCCCGTGATGCTTCGCTCTGTCCCATGGTTCCGCGATAAGAACCTCAAAGCTCAGATCGAGGGGACGCCGGCGCATGTGCCGGTGGCGGCCTGA
- the mobF gene encoding MobF family relaxase, whose amino-acid sequence MMTMHILSAGDGYAYYTSETATADMKREPGRELGDYYTADGNPPGVWIGSGLDAVGVKGTVSEEQMKALYGEGLHPDADRIIREAQANGKTAEQAQDAARLGRGYYNYEQGSTGLRAAIDEGYARFERTEHREPDVEERRAIRVREGAQAFREAKGRPPADKEELARYITAASRPTQQAVAGFDLVFSPAKSVSTLWGLGDNDTRKVIEDAHEQAIQDTVKYLEDEAIATRAGRNGVAQIDVEGGLIATRFRHYDSRTGDPQLHDHLVVANKVRGSDGKWRTIDSKLLHRQGVAASEFYNQRVMDRVTEGLGVTTELREVTRGKRPVVEVAGVDDRLTKGFSTRSAGIKDAMKKLEQDYRRNHGRAPDLKARIALAQQATLDTRPKKETARSLADLRTAWRERATETVGTRVVDGILRDARALASNGNNGSSTAERITIERASARIVETVSEHHAVWGPHMIEAETRRFIQAERTKGNTVEGTVTQITKHALATDSISVTPPAPHGAFQPLTRKDGVSIYEHKGTQLLTSRTVLAAEDTLLDAARDRTVRPVTRETFDRIAAEQGQHLDSGQLALAAEFATSSSRLVVGTGPAGTGKTTALTVAARAIEAEGGRMIGLAPSAAAADVMRDAIGIDAGTIHSFTYGHGSLSELQAGDGPIEGVDLKPGDVIVVDEAGMAGTTNLAKVTRIAERHGAHVRLIGDDRQLSAVEAGGVLRLLEHEVGSVKLEQLHRFSNREEAEATKLLRDPAKTGDPFAWYVNNDRVTGGSIDRMTADVFSAWEHDTDAGLHSVMVAKTNATVSELNARAQALRMSQGVVMGRESAPLHDGLSAYRGDTIVTRQNDSQLKTDGGRDRVKNNDVWTVQRAHQDGSLSVANVKTGAKITLPKEYVEKSVELGYASTLHRTQGMTADTAHVLADASTSRELAYVGLTRGKQENHLYVETEDAQAVSDVLASIARTSDATLSATETIRGEQARVDDLVTLIDQYGDVAERADTLRFEKVADQALGHDTASTLREHESWGAVEAALRHAETRGLDPADVLYRSWTERDMDGADDRPAVLSARITANTAEYVAGLPYDREQPAPAVPAWIADRRALDSEHTAPEWREHLAERYDYLETRLEERGATIAAERPTWAAELGDVPAEPEKRKQWTELAAEVSVFREKYRVDGAAPQAVPAEYRERAVGADLAARVTALHKSSVLSTQPTATDAERQKAAAQATSAAQRAREAVTPRQGETRPAPPQTAAQAVIQAQRERAAEAQRARQAASTGDGAKPAQKTAAQAVIEAQKLRAAQRAEELRQQGFNVKVQKESDRKDQPYRPDQDRSRDQDRER is encoded by the coding sequence ATGATGACCATGCATATCCTCTCCGCAGGGGACGGGTATGCGTACTACACCAGCGAGACCGCCACGGCCGATATGAAGCGGGAGCCGGGCCGTGAGCTGGGCGACTACTACACCGCGGACGGCAACCCTCCCGGCGTGTGGATCGGGTCCGGTCTCGACGCTGTCGGAGTCAAGGGCACCGTCAGCGAGGAGCAGATGAAGGCCCTCTATGGTGAAGGGCTGCACCCGGATGCTGACCGCATCATTCGCGAGGCGCAGGCAAACGGCAAGACCGCAGAGCAGGCGCAGGACGCCGCCCGGCTGGGCCGTGGCTACTACAACTACGAGCAAGGCTCGACCGGTCTTCGTGCCGCCATCGACGAGGGCTACGCCCGCTTCGAGCGCACCGAGCACCGCGAACCAGACGTCGAGGAACGCCGCGCGATCCGTGTCCGTGAGGGCGCGCAGGCGTTCCGCGAGGCCAAGGGCCGGCCTCCCGCCGACAAGGAGGAGCTGGCCCGGTACATCACCGCAGCGTCCCGCCCGACGCAGCAGGCCGTGGCCGGTTTTGACCTGGTGTTCTCCCCCGCCAAAAGCGTGTCGACGCTGTGGGGTCTTGGGGACAACGACACCCGGAAGGTGATCGAGGACGCCCATGAGCAGGCCATTCAAGACACCGTGAAGTACCTCGAGGACGAGGCCATTGCTACCCGAGCCGGCCGGAACGGTGTCGCGCAGATCGACGTCGAAGGCGGGCTCATCGCGACCCGGTTCCGGCACTACGACTCCCGCACTGGCGACCCGCAGCTCCACGACCACCTGGTCGTCGCGAACAAGGTCAGAGGCTCCGATGGGAAGTGGCGCACCATCGACTCCAAGCTCCTCCACCGCCAGGGTGTTGCCGCGTCGGAGTTCTACAACCAGCGCGTGATGGACCGGGTAACCGAAGGGCTCGGCGTCACCACGGAACTCCGTGAGGTCACCCGCGGCAAGCGACCCGTTGTGGAAGTCGCGGGCGTGGACGACCGACTCACCAAGGGGTTCTCGACCCGGTCGGCGGGAATCAAAGACGCCATGAAGAAGCTCGAACAGGACTACCGCCGCAACCACGGCCGCGCCCCCGACCTGAAAGCCCGGATCGCTCTAGCGCAGCAGGCGACCCTCGACACCCGCCCCAAGAAAGAAACCGCCCGGTCCCTCGCAGACCTCCGGACCGCCTGGCGCGAACGTGCCACCGAGACGGTCGGTACCCGTGTGGTCGACGGAATTCTCCGCGACGCACGAGCCCTGGCGTCGAACGGCAACAACGGCAGCAGCACCGCCGAGCGGATCACGATCGAGCGGGCGTCCGCCCGGATTGTCGAGACCGTGTCGGAGCATCACGCGGTCTGGGGACCGCACATGATCGAAGCCGAAACACGCCGCTTCATCCAGGCGGAACGGACCAAGGGCAACACGGTCGAGGGCACAGTGACACAGATCACGAAGCACGCCCTGGCCACCGATTCAATCAGCGTCACCCCGCCCGCCCCGCACGGCGCTTTCCAGCCCCTCACGCGAAAAGACGGGGTGAGTATCTACGAGCACAAGGGGACGCAGCTCCTCACGTCCAGGACGGTTCTCGCCGCCGAAGACACCCTCCTGGATGCCGCCCGGGACCGCACAGTCCGTCCGGTCACCCGGGAGACATTCGACCGGATCGCGGCCGAGCAGGGCCAGCACCTGGACTCCGGGCAGCTCGCCCTCGCGGCTGAGTTCGCGACGTCCAGCAGCCGCCTCGTCGTCGGTACCGGCCCTGCCGGCACCGGCAAGACCACCGCCCTGACCGTGGCCGCCCGCGCGATCGAGGCCGAGGGCGGCCGCATGATTGGCCTGGCCCCGTCCGCCGCAGCGGCCGACGTCATGCGTGACGCTATCGGCATTGACGCGGGCACGATCCACTCGTTCACCTACGGCCACGGTAGCCTCTCCGAGCTGCAAGCCGGCGACGGCCCCATCGAAGGGGTGGACCTCAAGCCGGGCGATGTAATCGTGGTCGACGAGGCCGGCATGGCCGGCACCACCAACCTCGCCAAGGTCACTCGGATCGCGGAGCGCCACGGCGCACACGTCCGCCTGATCGGTGACGATCGCCAGCTCTCCGCAGTCGAAGCAGGCGGCGTGCTCCGACTCCTCGAACACGAGGTGGGATCGGTCAAGCTCGAACAGCTGCACCGGTTCAGCAACCGTGAAGAAGCCGAGGCCACCAAGCTCCTCCGCGACCCGGCAAAGACCGGCGACCCGTTCGCCTGGTACGTCAATAACGACCGGGTGACCGGCGGCAGTATCGACCGGATGACCGCCGACGTGTTCTCGGCCTGGGAGCACGACACCGACGCAGGCTTGCACTCGGTCATGGTCGCCAAGACCAACGCCACAGTGTCGGAGCTGAACGCACGAGCGCAGGCCCTTCGCATGTCCCAGGGAGTCGTGATGGGCCGCGAGTCGGCTCCGTTGCACGATGGCTTGTCGGCGTACCGAGGCGACACCATCGTCACCCGGCAGAACGACTCCCAGTTGAAGACGGACGGGGGCCGCGACCGGGTGAAGAACAACGACGTCTGGACCGTCCAGCGCGCGCACCAGGACGGGTCTCTGTCGGTCGCCAACGTCAAGACCGGGGCGAAGATCACTCTCCCCAAGGAGTACGTGGAGAAGAGTGTCGAGTTGGGCTACGCCTCGACGCTGCACCGCACGCAGGGCATGACCGCCGACACTGCCCACGTGCTCGCCGATGCGTCGACGTCGCGCGAGCTGGCCTACGTCGGCCTGACCCGCGGCAAGCAGGAGAACCACCTGTACGTCGAGACCGAAGATGCCCAAGCGGTGTCCGACGTTTTGGCGTCGATCGCGCGGACCAGTGACGCCACCTTGTCGGCCACCGAGACGATCCGGGGCGAGCAGGCGCGAGTGGATGACCTCGTGACCCTCATCGACCAGTACGGCGACGTCGCAGAGCGCGCCGACACTCTCCGCTTCGAGAAGGTCGCGGATCAGGCCCTTGGCCACGACACAGCCAGCACGCTCCGCGAGCACGAAAGTTGGGGAGCTGTCGAGGCGGCGCTGCGGCACGCCGAGACGCGGGGCCTCGACCCGGCCGACGTCCTCTACCGGTCCTGGACCGAACGAGACATGGACGGCGCCGACGACCGCCCCGCGGTCCTGTCGGCGCGCATCACGGCCAACACGGCCGAATACGTCGCCGGGCTGCCCTACGACCGCGAGCAGCCGGCCCCGGCCGTGCCGGCGTGGATTGCCGATCGCCGTGCCCTCGACTCCGAGCACACCGCACCCGAGTGGCGCGAGCACCTGGCCGAACGGTACGACTACCTCGAAACCCGCCTCGAGGAGAGGGGCGCGACGATCGCCGCCGAGAGGCCTACATGGGCGGCCGAGCTGGGTGATGTCCCCGCCGAGCCCGAAAAGCGCAAGCAGTGGACCGAGCTGGCCGCGGAGGTGTCCGTGTTCCGAGAGAAGTATCGGGTGGATGGAGCCGCGCCCCAGGCGGTCCCGGCCGAGTACCGAGAGCGCGCCGTGGGCGCGGATCTCGCCGCCCGCGTCACCGCCCTCCATAAGTCGTCGGTCCTCAGCACCCAGCCGACCGCCACCGACGCCGAACGTCAGAAGGCCGCCGCGCAGGCGACTAGCGCCGCGCAGCGGGCACGGGAGGCCGTCACGCCGCGACAGGGCGAGACCCGTCCGGCGCCACCGCAGACGGCCGCTCAGGCGGTCATCCAGGCGCAGCGGGAGAGGGCCGCCGAGGCACAGCGTGCACGCCAAGCCGCGTCGACGGGCGACGGAGCAAAGCCGGCGCAGAAGACGGCCGCGCAGGCTGTTATCGAGGCGCAGAAGCTCCGTGCCGCGCAGCGGGCCGAGGAGCTTCGTCAGCAGGGCTTTAACGTGAAGGTGCAGAAGGAGTCCGACCGGAAGGACCAGCCGTATCGGCCGGACCAGGACCGGTCTCGCGACCAGGACCGGGAACGGTAA
- a CDS encoding DUF4913 domain-containing protein — translation MSDEPTYEDEPAADEDYTVGPGGEVDPFRADPGDDDQDEPAETIDYRAAFLDWFDEHFNTVEVSGDRERAPWCPEWWLHPEVVARLWALYLAWMSVEASESVAALSDWWLNHWDRHRAILFDGQTGPFRECDTMRGHLANRMREKDRKAVAVTLPPDEWTPPKTGLPPEA, via the coding sequence ATGAGCGACGAACCGACCTACGAGGACGAACCGGCCGCCGACGAGGACTATACGGTCGGCCCGGGCGGGGAAGTTGACCCGTTCCGCGCCGATCCCGGCGACGACGACCAAGACGAGCCGGCCGAGACGATCGACTACCGTGCGGCGTTCCTCGACTGGTTTGATGAACACTTCAACACAGTGGAGGTCTCGGGCGATCGAGAGCGTGCGCCGTGGTGCCCGGAGTGGTGGCTACACCCGGAAGTGGTCGCCCGGCTCTGGGCGCTGTATCTGGCGTGGATGAGCGTCGAGGCCAGCGAGTCCGTCGCGGCACTATCCGATTGGTGGTTGAACCACTGGGACCGGCATCGAGCAATCCTCTTCGACGGCCAGACCGGCCCCTTCCGGGAGTGCGACACCATGCGTGGCCACCTGGCTAACCGGATGCGGGAGAAAGACCGCAAAGCGGTTGCGGTCACGCTGCCCCCGGATGAATGGACGCCACCTAAAACCGGCCTGCCCCCGGAGGCATAG
- a CDS encoding ATP/GTP-binding protein translates to MRTAVQAKRKPRLASVPLLRIFVPPEALAPAITGEENEAQSDVPPAAAVPVARAVDVSPFELPGSRLRVSAGSASRGWYAPTISGAPTTTRQAEILNTGIIGAPTSFRGVVNGRDNLSSTSISHDAPTAYNQQPRELTSPNVLILGTVGAGKSSFTKTVMVIRPLLLNKHRAVVFDKKDQGGVGEYTGVVQRMGGTHLLFNPDGSGTRLNLLDPEIVRGTGLRGQGALVNAVARIVRDDTPSSVWERKATRYALQLAFASFEDGRVPTPSDLLPFLGRVPADKELSKKAADRFHQAGLTIQYALDDLLEDFAGTFDGETSRDVDLSQKLTTFDVSQLPDDGPAVPTVMAIGNMWLMGRLRQERGFITNVVYEEGWHMIGGPSSRLVKSNQKLSRSLGISNVFVMHKGTDIPPDSPGYTVVQEAQTIYAYRQDRDEDARWVTQTFNFAPDTQEVLMNLRPGNCVFKFGSNPETHMQHIRSRWEAEVTDTDEAMEAGAATA, encoded by the coding sequence GTGCGCACGGCGGTACAAGCAAAGCGGAAGCCTCGCCTGGCGAGCGTCCCGCTGCTGCGCATCTTCGTGCCCCCGGAAGCTCTGGCCCCGGCGATTACAGGCGAGGAGAACGAGGCCCAGAGCGACGTTCCCCCGGCGGCGGCCGTGCCTGTGGCGCGGGCGGTGGACGTGTCCCCGTTCGAGCTGCCGGGGTCGCGCCTGCGCGTCTCGGCCGGGTCGGCATCCCGGGGTTGGTACGCGCCCACGATTTCTGGCGCTCCAACCACGACTCGTCAGGCCGAGATTCTGAACACCGGAATCATCGGCGCTCCGACGTCGTTCCGCGGTGTCGTCAATGGGCGAGACAACCTCTCCTCGACGTCGATCAGCCATGATGCCCCGACTGCCTACAACCAGCAGCCCCGCGAGCTGACGAGTCCGAACGTCCTCATCCTCGGCACAGTCGGTGCCGGCAAGTCATCGTTCACGAAGACGGTGATGGTCATTCGGCCGCTGCTGCTGAACAAGCATCGTGCGGTCGTGTTCGACAAGAAGGACCAGGGCGGCGTCGGTGAGTACACCGGCGTCGTGCAGCGCATGGGCGGAACGCATCTGCTGTTCAACCCGGACGGGTCGGGCACGCGCCTGAATCTCCTCGACCCGGAGATTGTCCGCGGGACGGGCCTCCGAGGGCAGGGGGCGCTCGTGAACGCCGTGGCGCGCATTGTGCGGGACGACACCCCGTCGAGCGTCTGGGAGCGGAAGGCAACCAGGTACGCCCTGCAACTAGCGTTTGCGTCGTTTGAGGACGGCCGGGTGCCGACCCCCTCGGACCTGCTGCCGTTCCTCGGACGCGTGCCCGCCGATAAGGAGCTGTCGAAGAAGGCCGCTGACCGGTTTCACCAGGCCGGGTTGACGATCCAGTACGCGCTGGATGACCTTCTCGAGGATTTCGCCGGCACCTTCGACGGAGAGACGTCCAGAGACGTTGACCTGTCGCAGAAGCTGACGACGTTCGACGTCTCCCAGCTGCCCGACGATGGGCCGGCCGTGCCGACCGTGATGGCGATCGGCAACATGTGGCTGATGGGGCGGCTTCGCCAGGAGCGCGGCTTCATCACGAACGTGGTCTACGAAGAGGGCTGGCACATGATCGGCGGACCGTCGTCCCGCCTCGTGAAGTCCAACCAAAAGCTCTCCCGGTCGTTGGGGATCTCGAACGTGTTCGTGATGCATAAGGGCACCGACATCCCCCCGGACTCGCCCGGTTACACCGTCGTACAGGAGGCACAGACGATCTACGCCTACCGGCAGGACCGCGACGAGGACGCCCGCTGGGTCACCCAGACCTTCAACTTCGCCCCCGACACCCAAGAGGTCCTGATGAACCTCCGTCCCGGTAACTGCGTCTTCAAATTCGGCTCCAACCCGGAAACGCACATGCAGCACATTCGCTCGCGGTGGGAGGCGGAAGTGACGGACACGGACGAGGCCATGGAGGCCGGCGCGGCCACCGCGTAA
- a CDS encoding pilin — translation MLDLLATTALHTHQLATAIENPLDGLVPDFSFGGTKFTQLWQKAITAIWGIGILISIVYLVIGIVGMAGASGEVNPNPQAHAVGRKKALWAGISLGVLAALALVVGAILAFGSQPTEHRPSQGRSTMRMYSASGRSRWPIVIGAAAVVVAVGGGLAYATNRGDNQPTAISTNSAPAAVPTSIPTGGDSGSGDNEDDAAPTGCLGGQERDPAMVLAAQRAAHHTTYGAVEVATAFYRWLWQSPYPSQADAKAVSAAVMSASAPPAFANVAAQYESIKNPTGGIVPDGTPFHVSTTNGIWQVGESSTPDRVSVNLAAGYVINGALSPTQVAVAGYTMVWEKGAWHIASGINVDQTKLANGGTRYTGGC, via the coding sequence ATGCTTGATCTGCTCGCAACAACCGCCCTGCACACCCACCAGCTCGCTACCGCTATCGAGAACCCCCTCGATGGTCTCGTGCCCGACTTCTCGTTCGGTGGAACGAAGTTCACCCAGCTCTGGCAGAAAGCCATCACCGCGATCTGGGGCATCGGCATCCTGATTTCGATCGTCTACCTCGTAATCGGGATCGTCGGCATGGCCGGCGCCTCCGGGGAGGTCAACCCCAACCCTCAGGCGCACGCCGTGGGCCGGAAGAAAGCCCTCTGGGCCGGCATCTCACTCGGCGTCCTCGCGGCACTTGCTCTCGTCGTCGGCGCAATCCTCGCCTTCGGCAGCCAACCCACCGAACACCGACCTTCTCAGGGGAGAAGCACCATGCGCATGTACTCAGCATCCGGCAGGTCCCGCTGGCCCATCGTCATCGGGGCCGCCGCCGTCGTCGTCGCGGTGGGTGGCGGCCTCGCCTACGCGACCAACCGCGGCGACAACCAACCCACAGCGATTAGCACCAACAGCGCCCCCGCTGCCGTCCCCACGTCGATTCCGACTGGGGGCGACTCCGGTAGCGGCGACAACGAAGACGACGCTGCACCGACGGGTTGCCTCGGCGGGCAGGAGAGGGACCCAGCTATGGTGCTCGCCGCGCAGAGAGCTGCGCACCACACGACGTACGGTGCGGTCGAAGTCGCCACCGCCTTCTACCGGTGGCTGTGGCAGTCGCCGTATCCGTCGCAGGCGGACGCGAAAGCGGTTAGTGCGGCAGTTATGTCCGCGTCGGCCCCTCCGGCCTTTGCGAACGTGGCTGCCCAGTACGAGTCGATCAAGAACCCGACCGGTGGAATCGTGCCGGACGGGACGCCTTTCCACGTCTCCACCACCAACGGCATCTGGCAAGTGGGCGAGTCCTCGACGCCCGATCGAGTCAGTGTGAACCTCGCTGCGGGCTACGTGATCAACGGGGCGCTGAGCCCCACGCAGGTCGCGGTCGCTGGCTACACGATGGTCTGGGAGAAGGGTGCCTGGCATATCGCTTCGGGAATCAACGTGGACCAGACAAAGCTCGCCAACGGCGGCACCCGATACACGGGGGGCTGCTGA
- a CDS encoding helix-turn-helix transcriptional regulator, with the protein MPDRSADSGVSLDEACAAIAATPARLQTLRLVMNSAEVTAKDVMDALTLSRSAAGYHLAALVEAGLIHERRATHPRGSGPVIYWAADVTAIHAVRDTLFQHLS; encoded by the coding sequence ATGCCCGACCGGTCTGCCGATTCCGGCGTGAGTCTCGACGAGGCCTGCGCCGCTATCGCCGCGACGCCGGCCCGCTTGCAGACGCTTCGCCTCGTGATGAACTCGGCCGAGGTCACCGCGAAAGACGTCATGGATGCCCTCACGCTGTCTCGAAGCGCGGCCGGCTACCACCTGGCCGCCCTGGTTGAGGCGGGCTTGATTCACGAACGCCGAGCAACCCACCCGCGCGGCAGCGGCCCCGTCATCTACTGGGCAGCTGACGTCACTGCCATCCACGCCGTCCGTGACACCCTTTTCCAACATCTCTCTTGA
- a CDS encoding single-stranded DNA-binding protein, with product MSTPRTITGNLAADPEVIKAGSINITKFRVIENTGEYRSGKYIEHDTPTTHFVEAKFELGENTAATLHKGDPVIVIGREHTKGSW from the coding sequence ATGTCAACACCACGCACTATCACCGGGAACCTCGCCGCCGACCCCGAGGTCATCAAGGCAGGCAGCATCAACATCACCAAGTTCCGCGTCATCGAGAACACGGGGGAGTACCGCAGCGGGAAGTACATCGAGCACGACACCCCCACGACCCACTTCGTGGAAGCCAAGTTCGAGCTGGGCGAGAACACCGCGGCGACCCTCCACAAGGGAGACCCGGTGATCGTCATTGGACGCGAGCACACCAAGGGGTCTTGGTAG